The nucleotide sequence GGGCCACTCGCCGGTGCCACACGAACCGGTGGTAGGCCGCCTCCGCGAGTCGGGCGAAGCTCAACCTACGCGACGACGTCGTGGTGCCTGATGTCCACAAGAGAGCAAAGAGTTCCGTCAGCTTCAAGTTCATCGGGGACAACGACTTGTTCACCAATAGGACACAATGGAGTGCGGGTGCCGCTGTAGCTTTCCTGCTGGCAGCAACTCCCGTGGATGGGCCGTCAGTTGGCCGGGATCCCCAGTGAGGGGGCAGTCATGGCAAGTCAGGTTCGCGCTCGCCGGAAGGTCGTGTGCGCGGTCGTCGCCGGTGTCCTCGCCGCCGGGTCCCCGGTCGCGATCGTCAGCCCGTCGGCATCCGCAGCCCGCACGAGCACGTCCGCCAACGCCGTCATCGTCTGGGACCGCAACGCGCAATCCGCGATCTGGGACGTGGCGGGCCAACAGCCGCAGGTCCAGGCGCGCAGCTTCGCGATGGTGCACGGTGCCGTCTATGACGCGGTCAACGCCATCGCCGGACGGAAATACCAGCCGTACCTGATCGCGCCGGCCACCAACGGCCGGGAGTCGGTGGACGCGGCGGTTGGGACCGCGGCCTTCCAGGTGCTCAGCTCCCTGTTCCCGAACCAGCAGGCGCGGCTGCAGACGCAATACGACGAGTGGCTGGCGACCATTCCCAACGGCAGCGCGAAGCGCGGTGGCATCTCCGTGGGCAGCCGGACGGCCGCCGCGATGATCAGCGCACGGCAGAACGACGGGGCGTTCGGCAACCCGGCCTGGCCGGTCGGCACCGAGCCCGGCCAGTGGCGGCCCACTCCGCCGACCAACGCCAACGACGGGGCATGGGTGGCGACTCTCAAGCCGTTCCTCCTCCTCAGCGCGTCGATGTTCCGCTCATCCGGCCCGCCCGCGCTCACCAGCGAGCAGTACGCCCGGGACTTCAACGAGGTCAAGGCGATCGGCGCGGTCAACAGCCCGATCCGGACGGCGGACCAGACTCAGGCAGCGATCTGGTGGCACGATCGGCACCTGGGCGAGTGGGAGATCAAGCGCCAGCTCGCCACGACCCAACGGCTGAACCCGCTGCAGACGGCGCGGATGTTCGCGATGGTCGACCTCGCGGAGGCCGATGCCACGACCGCCTGTTACAACGAGAAGGCCGCCTGGTCGTTCTGGCGGCCGGTCACCGCCGTCCAGCTGGCCGACACCGACGGCAACCCGGCCACCGAGGCCGAACCCACCTGGATGCCGCTTCTCGTCACGCCGCCCCACCCCGACTTCACGTCCGGGCACACCTGCTTCACCGCGGCGAGCATGCTGGCGCTGAAGCACTTCTTCGGCCGGGACGACATCCCGTTCAGCGCCTACAGCGAAGCCTCGGGCACCACTCGGTACTTCGGCAGCTTCTCTGCGGCCATCGCCGAGGTCATCGAGGCCCGCATCTGGGGCGGCATCCACACCCGCACGGCCGACGTCGAGGGCGCGAAGATCGGCGCCAAGGTCACCGGTTACATGATTGAGAACTACTTCCGCCCGCGACGGTGACGCGCCGGGCCTCCGCCTGGGTGAGCGCGGTGGTGACGACTGCTGGACGGCCGGCCGCTCAATACCGCCCGTGCGGGCAGACGCATGTTCGCATGGCCGCCGCGCCCGGGCTACCTGCCGTTTCCCGTCGCACTCAAGGTTGGCTCCGGCCGACTCCCCGATAAGGATCGCGATCAGGCTACGTCCGAGACGCGATCGTGGCGAGGCCACTGCTCCGGCTCATGCGGACAGCAGTCTACGGAGCCGCTCGTCGAGGCTGATGAGCCGCTGCAGCGACGTGGGTGCCTCGGTGGCGAGGGTCCGCACGGTGTGCATGACAGCGTGCCGCAGCTCGATGAGCGGAGCAGAAACCTCGCTCTCCCACTTCGCTGCGCTGTAGTCACCGAACGCCCCGCGTAGCGCATCCGTCTTCTTCACGATCTTCAGCAGGTCGGTGAAATCCATCGCCGCGACGATGTCGGCGACGACATCCTCGCGCTGCTCCGTGGCGAGTCGATCCCGGATCCGCTCCTGACGGGACTGCGGTAGCAGCAACAGAGCCTTCTCCTGGTCGGCGAACAACGCACGGGTCCGCTCTGCCAGATAAAGTTCGAAGGCACTGACCAGCAGATAGAAGTAGGTACGCCCGGGCTGCTTGTTGAGGTCGGCCGGGCTGACGATCCCGACGATGTCATGACCATCGACGACGAACAGGAACTTGGCGCGTCTGAGGGCCGGCAGGAGGGTGGCCAGCGGTGTGTCGCCGGCGATGACCCGGGAGGCGGTCAGCGGACGGGTGTGCGCGGCGAGTGTCCCGGGCTGGTCGACCAGGTCCGCGCGGTGGACGTAGCCGCAGATCTCCCCCTCCCGGGTCACGGGCGCAGAGTCGAAGCCGGCGTCGGCCAGGGCGTTGGCGACGTCCAAGACGGGCGTGTCCGCGCCGTAGCAGAGGACGCGAGCGATCGGTGTCTGCAGATGTCGCGTGCGGATCGCCGTCGCGATGTCGTCGGAATGCCCGTGGATCATGCCGACAGTGTGTCGTGGCGGCGGCCGGGTCGACGACGGGGGTGACGTCGACGCGGCGCGGTCGTGCCTCACCGCCCGGCGCCGACCAGTCCGCCGGCCATGGGCGCAGCTATCCGGGTCTCTCGACGGCGGTCACGTCAGCCGCCTCGTCTCCGAAGAACACCCGGACCGCCGCCCGCACCTCCTGCGTGTCGTTGGCCATGGCCGTACGAGCCTGGGCGAGCAACGCCTGGGGTTCGGCCTGCCGCTGCCAGTCGAGGTCGGCCAGCAACTGGTCGATGTCCGGCACGTGCCGTTCGCCGGTCAGCGCGCGGGCTGGTGGCCGGAGGTCCATGAGGTGGCAGAGCAGTCGCAGCGGCCGGTGTCCGTACACGCGGGTGCCGCTGGGCAGGGCGGGCAGGCCGTAGGTGAGCAGCCGCGTCACGGCGCCGTCGAGCAGCGGGGTCGCCCAGTGGGCGTTGTCGAACAGGCTGTTCGAGGTGGCCTGCGGCAGGCCGAGGCCGGCCACCACCTGGTTGACTTGGTCCGCTGCGGCTTGGGCGACGACGAAGACGTGGGGTGAGACTCGGCTGCGGTGGAAGACCTCCGACCACACGCGGCCCTGCGCTGACGATGTCACCGGGGCGTTACGCGAGGTGCTCACGTGAGGATCCCTCCTGGTCGTTGCGCTGACGAGCGATGTCGAGCAGGCGGCCGAGGGCCGCGCGGGTCCGGCCGGTCACGGTGGCGAGGGCACCGAGCGGGTCGATGTGCCGGCGTTCGGCCAGGTCCTCGTAGACGGCGAGCAGGTCGGCCTCGAACCCGTCCGCAGTCGCGCCGCGGGCCTGGGCGAGCTCCGCGAGGCGGCCCTCGATGTAGCGGCTCGCCATCACCTGGTACGCCCCGACGCTGGGCATGTGGTGAAACTCCGCCACCATGTCGTCGACGTGCCGGCCCATCCGGTGCAGGACCGCGGATGTGATGCCGTGCCGGCGTACCTCGGGGGCTGCCTCGTTGGAGATGCGGATGACGACCTCGTCCGGTCCGTTGATCTCGTCTGATCCGGTGTCGCTGTTCCAGCGGGCCGTGACGACGAAGCCGTCGTCCCGTCGGGACAGTTCGAGGGACGGGTCGGGCACGGCGTGGAGGGGATTCTTCTGGGGCATGCGTTCCTGTCTTTCCGGCGGCCTTGTGGGCGCCTGTTTCCGGGGCCGCGGTGGCAGCCGTGTCACACCTGTTGTTCAGGGCGTCGGGGTGGCGGCGCTCAGGATGCTGCCGAAGAACACCATGACGGTGAAGAGGATCATCGGGCCGACGAAGACGTAGCCCAGGACGAGACCGGCGACCGCCATCCCATGCCCCGACCGCATGCCGTCGCGGGTCTCCCGCAGGGCCAGATGGCCGAGGATGACCGCCAGGACGCAGGGCAGCCCGAACAGGCACCAACCGCCGAGCACGCCGAGGATCCCGAGCACCAGCGACGCCGTCGCCATGCCCGAGGTCAAGATGGGCTGGACGGTCAGCCGCTGCCCGCCCGCCGGGTAGCCGCCGCCCGGGTAGGGCATGGCCGGGAGCGGCGCGTACCCGCCGGTGGGCGCGGACACCGGGGGATACGGCCCCAGGACGGCGGGCAGCGGCGGCTGCGGGCGGGTGGGGTCGAGGCCGGGCTGCGGGTAGGTCATCGGTGCGGTTCCGTTCTTCCATCGAGGTGGGTGAGCAGGGCGCTCACCTCGGTGTGCAGGCGACGCAGCTCCGCGGCCGTCGGCGCCAGCTCGTAGCAGTGGTGGTGGGCGGCAGCCGACAGGGCCGCCCAGGTGAAGGCGACCCGCCGGGCGACGGCGGGGCCGGGCCCGAACCGGCCGCGCAGCATCAGCTGTTTCGCCCGGCCCTGCCGGCACGCGGCCACCACGGGGCGGGTGCGCCGCCAGTAGGCGTCGATGCCGCCTTCGAGGGCGAGCCGGATCAGGCAGGCGCACGCCCGCGGCCACCAGCCGGCGGTCACCGCGGCGGCGCCGAGTGGTCCGGTGCCGCGCAGCATCTGGTCGGCCGCCGCCAGGCAGTGCCGGGGCGTCGGCGCGGTCACGACCGGACCTCGGCGCCGTTGCGGGGCGCGGGCACGGCAGCGGCGTGGGCCCGCAGCGCTTCGGCGAGGTGGCGGGCGTCCGAGACCAGGACGGGCAGGTCGAACAGGTACGCCCCGTGCACGCCCTCCTTGCACGCCTTGTACGCGCCCACCGCCCGCGACCCGTGCCGGCGACTCAGGTACCCCAGGACGTCACCGCCCCGGTCGGCGTCGTCGAACAGCGCCAGCGCGACGGTGGTGGTCAGCCTGCGGGACGCGGCCACGACGGCCTTCTCGATGTCGTCGTGCGGCACACCGCGGGCTACCCGCCGCCGCCACACGATCCGGTGGCAGGCCGCCTCGATCGCCGAGCGGCACAGCTCCGCCACCACCGGCCCGCGCACCTCGGAGGCGATCTCCTCGGTGTGGGCCAGGGCGTACGCGTCGTCGAGGTAGCGGGTCACCGGGTCGGAGCCGGGCCGCAGCGTCACCACCGACCGCTCCGCGCGGGTCACCTCCACGATGCGGGACCGACCCAGGTCGAGGCGCGCGAGCGCGTCGGGCAGCCGGGTGTCGTGGGTGAAGACCACCACCTGCCGCTGCTCGGCCAGCTCGGCGAGCACCCGCGCCAGGCCGTCCACCTTGGCCGGGTCCATACTCTGCACCGGGTCGTCGACCACGATGAACCGGAACGGGCTCTCCGGCGCGCAGCCACGCGGCAGGAACGTCGCCAGCCCCAGGGCGTGCATCTCGCCCTGGCTCATCACCCCGAGGGCGGTGCCGTTGTCCGTGCCGTCCACGCTGACCGGGATCACCACCCGCCGCCGGGTGTTCATACCCGCCAAGGTCATCGCGCCCAGCTCGACGTTGCTCTCCTGCCGCAGCTGCGCCCAGATCCGCTGCGAGTGCTCCGCGAACGGCGCTACCCGCTGGTTGCGCAGCTGCGCCCCGGTGGCCTTCAGCCATGCCCGCGCCGCCTTCACTCGCGCGAGGGCGCGTTCCTGCTCCGGCAGCGTTGCGGCCGACGCGATCCAGGCCCGCAGCTCGGCGGCCACCGCCTGCCAGCCGGTGTCGCGCTGGCGGAGCAGATCCTTCGCGTACGCCTGCGCGGTCTGCGCCGCCGCGAGCACCGCCGGGTACCGGGCGGTCAGGTGGTGGGCCAGCTCCTCCGGCCCGCCCGGTGCCAGCCGCAGCGCCGTCACCGCCGTGTGCAGGTCGCCGACCGGCACCCCGTCGCCGTCGCCGGTGGGCACGTCCAGGTCGTCGATCAAATAGTGCGCCCGCTGCAGCAGCGCGGTCAGCCGGGCAGAGGCGGCCTGGGCGGCGAGGGTGCGGTCGCGCAGCTCCGCCAGGGACTCGGCCGCGCTGATCCGCCAGCTGTCGTCGAGGCGGCCGGTCGCGCAGACCGGGCACGGCCCGTCACCTTGGTCGTCGTGGTGCTCGACGGCCAGCCGGAGCAGCTCTGCGCTGCGCAGCGACGCCCGCGACCGGCCGCCGTCGTGCCGGCGTGCCTCCGCGGCGGCCTCCCGCAGCTGCCCGGCGAGGCGGGTCACCTCGTCGGTGTCGGGCAGCTGCATCGCCGCCAGGCGCCGGCAGAGAAGCACCGCCTCGTCGTCGGTCGGGTCCTCCGGCTCGTCGAGGATCGCCGTCAGCATCGCCAGGTCGGCCGCACCCCGGGTGCGCAGCAGCCCGGCGGCCCCCCAGGCCCGGTCGCCGTCGATCCCGGCGAGGCGGGCGGCGAGGGCGGCGCGCTGTCCGCGTACCTCCTTGATGGTGGTGTCGAGGGGGCGCGCGGCGGCCATCAGGCGGCGGTCGGCGTCGGTGATCGCCTCCAGGCCGAGGATCGCGGAGATGGCGTCGAAGAGCTGGCTCTGCGTGCCGGCGGTGAGCCGGCCCAGCTCGGCGGCGGTGAGGAACGGCCGGTACAGCTCCAGCGGCCGGGCCAACCCCAGCTCGGCGAGGTCCTGGTGGCTGCCGCGTGCGCTGGTGACCATCACCTGGGCGTCGCCCAGCTCCGCCTCCGACGACCAGGAACGGACCACCCGGGTGGGCGTGGCCACCCCGTCGACGCGCAGCTCGACGGCGATCCGGCACGGGTCGCCGGCGTGCAGGTTGCGCCACCCGGTACGCCACACGCTGTTGCGATCCGCCCAGCGCGCGCTGTCCCCGGTCAGGGCAAGTTCCACGGCCTCGGCGAAGCTGGACTTGCCGGAGCCGTTGCGCCCGACCACCACGGTCAGCCCGGGGCCGGGCTCGATGGTGAGGGTGCGCTCCGGGCCGACGCCGCGGAACCCGGCGACGGTGACCGAAGAGAGCCAGATCCGCTCCCGCAGCTCGTCCGTCGCGGTGCGCTGCGGCTCCAGTGCGGTCGGCGCGCCGGCGAGCGCCGCGGCCAGGTCGGCCTCGCCGCTCAGTGCGGCGAGGACTACTTCGGCGGTGTCATCGGGTACGCGGTCGGCGGCGAGCCGGTCGAAGATCAGCTCGACCAGGGGTTCGGTGTGGTTCATCAGGCGACCTCCGGGGAGGGCATCGAAGGTGGACGGTTTCCGGCTCGGGCCGGTTCGCTGGCGGTGGTGGTGCGACGACGCTGTGCGCTTGCCCTCTGTGAAGTGATCGGCGGTCACGCCGGCAGTGCAACAGGACAATCGGGGCTGGCCAGGCAGGTCCGGGCCGGTGGAGTGCCGCGGTGACCGATCGGGTCGACCGTCGTCGCGGCGGCCGGCAGAAGGCCGAGCGGCTGGTGCGGGCGGAATCCCGGACCGGCCCAGGGTGCTTGTACGAAGGTCATCGTCTTCTCCTCCAGGCGCGTGGTGTCCGCGGATCGACGGTCGATCGATCCGCCCGAGGGGGTGGTGGGAAGCTGTGGCGCTGTGTCGGCAGTGGATTAGCCGGCTTGCCTGGCGGGCCGGGTCAGTTGGGGAGGGCCGCGTGCCAGTCGTGCAGGAAGGCGTCGACCAGGGCGTGCGCCCGTGGGCGAACGTCGAAGGTTTCCTCGACTCGGCGGCGGGCCATGTGCGACAGGCCGTCGGCGGCCTCGTTGAGGGCGTGCCCGCTGTGCCCCTTCACGTGCGCGAACGACAGGTCCGGCCGGCGACTCACCTGATCAGCGAGCCGGACCAGCGTTGGCCGGTCAGCCCACCGGCGCTGGCGCAGGCTGTAGCCGGCCGACATGGCCGACACCTCACCGGCCTGCCACCGGCGCAGCCAGCGCAGCGCCACCGTGCTGTCCAGCAACACCGTCATCCCCGCCGGCGCCTCCTCGTACGCCGAGAGCAGGAAGTCCACCGCCCGCAACTCGTTGATCAGCACCCGCGACGCCCCGGTCGGGTCCAGCCGGCCGGTGCCCCGGCCGCGCAGGCCGTAGTGGCCGTCGCTGACCACGTACGCGATGCCGCCGGCGCGGCCCTTCCAGCTGGCGTCGGTCGCGGCGACGACCGGCGCGGACACCGCCGCCCAGCGCGTGACCCGGCCGCGGCCGCGCTGCTGGTCCGGCTGTGGGCGGCAGGCCGTGCCGTGCACGGTGGCGAGCTGTTCGGCGGTGTCCAGGAGTTCGGCGGCCGAGGCGAGCTCGTCGTAGTTCGCCGCGGTGAGCGCGAGCGTGACCGCGTCGCCGATCCGCTGACAGTCCGCGCAGGTGGTGCCGTGGACGTAGCGACGCAGGGGGAGAGCGCGGGCGTGCAGGGGAGTGGGGAGAAGGTCCAGGACACGGAGGAACTCATCGGGACGCACGACGCCTCCTGACGTCTCGGTTGCGGGCAATGTCAGCGGGCTGGGCGCCACTCTCCGCAGTTCTCGGAGTGGAAGGCATAGTCGGAGGATCGGATGGTGACCTGTACGCGGCGGGCGCCGTTGGTGAAGTAGTTGTCGATGATGTTTCCGGAGCTGTTCTGCCGCTCCCAGTAGCAGCCGTCGACGTCGTGCGTGACGTAGGTGCCGGGCTTGATTTCCTTGCCGACCCGGTAGGTACCGGATCCGAACAGCCGGCCCTGGGCCTCAAGGTCTGCGTCGGCCTGGCCGCGCTGCACGGCCTGCCGCCACTTCTTCGCGTACGGATGCTTGGGGCAGAGGGTCAGCGCGGCGTTGATCTCGGTGATCTGCTCGCTGCTGGCGGCGAATCCCGCTTCGGCGTAGACGTCGTCGGTGTCGATCGCGGCGCAGATTGCGTAGAGCGGCGCGATGTCCTGGTCGTCGTACTTGGAGACCTTGTAGGCCTGCTTCTCCACGCTCGTGACGATGGTGACGGCGCCGACGATGTCGCAGGAGCTCGCCTTGGCTGCCCATACCTCCGTGAAGTCGGGCCGGCCGTCCTTGCCGGGGAAGACGGTGAGGAGTGAGCCGCCCGACTCGTTGTTGGTCTCGCACTCCAGGTTGATCGGCGCCTGCTGGGGGATGTTCTTCGGGTCGTCGGGGTAGCTGTCGCTGCTGTCGGGGATGCCGTCGTGGTCCCGGTCGGCGGGCGGGGTCCGGCTCGGCGTCGGCGACGGGCTCGCCGAGGCGGATGGACTGGCGGAAGGGGAAGGCGCGCTCCCGGCGGCCTTGCGATCGTCTCCGCAGGCGGTCAGGGCGAGAGCCGGCAGCAGAAGGGTGACCAGCAGGATGCCGGTCGAGTGGCTGAGGTGCCGCCGGGAGTCGGCGTGGCTGCTGGTTCGAACAGGGGTTGAAGGAATCGCGTCGTGGTGGCGGCGGGCCATGGTCACTCCGAGGTGAAGAGCAGGCTGTGGCAGTGGTTCCGCTGCAGGCGGAGTCGGATCGGCGGCGAAGTAGCCGTCGTGTCGCGGTCGACCGGGTGGATGTCCCGCCGTCGTCAGTCAGTGACAGTGATGACCATCTGGAGGCCGCTGTCCGGGTGGTAGCTCCAGGACGCATGGATGTCGTCCCAGTCGCCGCTCTGCCGGCCATCGAGGGCCCGCGTCGCGAGGACCTCCGCCCTGACCGAGTCCGACATCTTGAGCTCAGACCAGTAGCACTCGAGCGCGCTGAAGCTGAGCCCGCTGCTCTCCTTGCCGGCCCCGTGCAGGGTCAGCGTCCTGCCCTCGTCGCCCAGCATGGCGCCGCCCGCGAGAGAGCTGCCGCACTTCTCCTTGGCCAGCGTGAGCGGCGACTTCCGTTCGGCCAGCGGCGACGAGATCGGGCTCGCTTGGAAGGCCGTGTAGATGCCAGCTCCGGCCAGCAGGAGTGCCGCCACGGCGCCGGCCGCGATCAGCGCGACGGAGCGGCCGTTCAGGGCGAGGGACGGCTTGCTTTCGACGCTCTTGGGTTCGCCCGCCTCATGGAGATCAGCGGGGTCGAGCTCCTGCGCCGAGGTGGCCCGAGGAAGCTCGTACTGATCCGTGGGTTGTTCGGTCGGGGTGGCATGGGTCGGGTCGGTCATGACGGTCTCCTCTGTGAACGAGCCAAAGGAAAGGGACAGGCGGGGCGGGCGGTGGTGCCCGCCCCGGTCGAGCGGTGGATCAGGTGAGGGAGACGGTCACGCCGCCGGAGAGCATCGAGTCGTGGAGCTCGAGCTTGGTGAGCTTCACGTTCTTCGGGATGTCGAAGACGAACACGCCGGTCACCTGGTTGCCGGGGTTGATCTCCTCGAAGAAGGTGCTCGCCTCCTTGTTCGCGTAGAGGCCGGCCTCGGTGTCGGAGGAGTATTCGGTGCCGTCGGCGGCGAGAGCCTTCTGGCTGCTGCCGTCGAGGGTCTGCGCCTCCTTGCCGATGTTCTTGACGTTGACCGTGATCAGGCAGAACTGGCCCTGGGCCTTGTCGCCGATCATCGACGTGCCGACCTTCGCGACGCCGCACTTGGACGACTTGACGGTGAACTCGAACTTCCCGTCCCGGGCCGGCTGGCCGATCTTCGCGGTCTTCGCCGGCTTGTCCTCGCCCTTGGCGCCGCTGTCGGACTTGCTGCTGGTGCCCTCGTCGGTGCTGCCAGCGCCGCATCCGAGGGCGACGAGGCCGGTGGCGATCAGGGCGAGAGTGGTGGTCTTGCGCATCGTTTTCCTCCTGTTGTGAACGTGGCGGGGTCAATGAGAGCATCATCTGTGAACGCTGTCAACACACATCATGCTTGACAGGTGTGACACACTCCGAACATGCAGGAGACACCGAGCATCACCGCAGCGGAGATCGCCCGGCTCGCCGGTGTCGGTCGGGCCGCAGTCAGCAACTGGCGCAAACGGCACGCCGACTTCCCCGACCCGGTGGGCGGCACCGCGGCAAGCCCCGAGTTCGACCTGTTCCAGGTCGAGGAGTGGCTCCGGGGGCAGGGCAAGCTCTCCGAGGTGTCCCGAGCCGACCGGCTCTGGCGGTACCTCGCCACGGCCAAGGAGAGTCCCGCCACGGCGTTGGCCGGCGTCGGCGCCTACCTGCTGGCCCGGCAACGAGGCGAGCAAGCGACCCGCAAGCAAATCGACAAGCGGCTGGTCGGCCTGCTGCCCGAGCTCGACGCTCTCGCCGACGAGCTCGGCCCGCAGGGCGCCTTCGATCAGCTGTGGCAGCGCTTCTCCGCACCGGGCCCGGGGCGTCCCTTCGCCACCCCCGACGAGCTCGCCGACCTGATGGTCGGAATCGCCGGCATCGACGGTGGCTCCGTGCTCGACCCGGCCACTGGCACCGGCGCCACCCTCCGGGCCGCAGTCCGGGCCGGCTGCACGTCCGCCTACGGGCAGGAGCTCGACCAGGACCTGGCCAAGCTCGCCGGACTCTGGCTGGCTCTCCGCGACATCCCAGGGGAGGTTCGCAGCGGCGACTCCCTCCGCGCGGATGCGTTTCCCGGCCAAACCGTCGATGCCGTCGTCTGCCATCCGCCGTTTGGCGTCACGAACTGGGGCTTCGAAGAGCTGGGTTACGACCCGCGCTGGGAGTACGGCGCGCCGCCGCGTACCGAGCCGGAGCTGGCTTGGGTGCAGCATTCGCTGACCCACCTACGGACCGGCGGGCACGCCGTCCTCCTGATGCCACCGACGGTTGCCGGCCGTCGCGCCGCCCGGCGGATCCGTGGCCACCTGCTGCGGGGCGGCGCGCTGCGCGCCGTGATCGCGCTCCCCAGCGGGGTGGCCGCGCCGCACGGCGTACCCCTGCACCTGTGGGTGCTGCGACGGCCCGGGGCAGACGAGCCGGCCCCCGCTCGGGCGCTGCTGATTGATGCCGCTGAGGGCGACCACGCCGAGTTGTACGGGCGGGTGCTGAGCACCTGGCGGACCTTCGCCGCGGCGCCGGAGGCCGACCTCGAGGAAGCCGGCTTCGCCCGCGCCGTACCCGTGATCGAACTGCTCGACGAAGAGGTCGATCTCACGCCGGGTCGCCGGCAAACCGCCGTTGGGGGCGAGGCAAGCGAAGAACATCTGGTACGCACCAGAGAGCGGCTGGCCGCCATTGTCGGCGACCTGCCGGCGCTGATGCCGCAGGTCACGCCCGAGCCCGACGGTGCAACTCCGCCGCCGACCGTGTCCATCGCCGAACTGGCCCGCACCGGTGCGCTGCAACTGATCGGCCCGGTCCGCTCCACCGGCTCGTCCGACGACGAGTCAGCCGGGACAATGGAGGGCCCACTGGTGCTCACCGGCCGCGACGTGGCTACCGGCGTAGAGGCGTCCGGGCGGGACGACGGCAGGCTGGGGCAGCCCATACCCCTGGCCGTCGGGGATGTGGTGGTGCCGACGGTCGCCCCGAACCTCATGGCCCGGGTCATCACGTCGGAAGGGGCGCTGCTCGGGCGCAACCTCTACCTGCTGCGACCGAATCCGGCGGCGCTGGACTCGTGGTTCCTCGCCGGGCAACTGCGTACCAGCGGCAACGAGAAGCAGACGTCGAGCCTCTCCGGCACGCTTCGTTACGACATCCGACGGGCCCTGGTCCGGCGGCTGCCGCTAGAGGAGCAGCGTGTGCACGGCGAGGCGTTCCGGCGGCTGGACGCCTTCGAGTCAGCCGTCCGAGAGGCAGCATCACTCGGCCCGGAGCTGGTGCGGCTCACCGCCGACGGACTCGCCGGTGGCGCCCTACGGCCCAGCCACTCCTCAGCCCCTCGTTCACGGAAGAAGGCTTGACGTGCACCTTCCCGAAAATGCCTCGGAGTACGACGCGGGTGTCGTCAACGGTGGGCTCCGCGACGACGAGCTGGAATGGTTCAGACGGCAGCGACGCGACCTGGAGGCCGAGCGCGGCGGCGATTCGCACGATGCCGAGGACCTAGTCGGGCGGCATGCGGTGAACGTGGTGCCGGCGCGGTGGTGGCAACGCGATCTGTCGCTGCCGTTTGATGAGGAGGCCTTCTCCGTAACCTCGCTGAGCCGGGACGATGTCACCGCCGAGGCGCGGCGATGCCGCGAGAGCGGGAACTGGCTGCCGTTGCTGGTCGTCTCGTTCGCCTGGGGCTGGGGTAGCCGTGGTTTCGGGCCGACCAGGCTCTCCTGGGTGATGAGAGGCGGTTGGAGGTCCCCGAGACTCGGCCGCGACGAAATCGAGCGTCGGCTGGGCGCTGCCATCGATGTCCTGGACCGCGAGGGTGCACCTTCTGCTTATGACCTCCTGCTCACCGGCGGGCGCATCCCGGCGCTCGGGCCGGCGTTCTTCACGAAGTTTCTGTACTTCGCGAGCAGGAGTCAGGAGGTGCGATGTCCAGCTCCGATCCTGGACGCGCGATTGGCAAGCGCGATGCGATGCTTCTGGACGCGACGTAGCGACGAGCCGTACGCCGTCGGAGGCCGCCCTGCCCGCTGGCTCTGGCAGGGCCCACGGTGGTCGACTTACCGCTACCGGGTCTATCGGGCTTTCCTCGGTCGTGCCGCCGCTCAACTGTCCGAGGCGGGGGAGCGGTGGACGCCGGACCTGGTGGAGCTGTTGCTGTTTCGGGGTGGTCCGTGTGAGGTCAACTGATTTGTCAGGCTTCTGACTGATCGGTTCCGTTGACGGGACGCGACCCTGGGTGGTCTTCTGGTCGCTCCATCATGAGCCTGTGAACTGAAGAAACAAGCCTTTCGGAGGACCCCTCGCCGATCAGCGGGTGCGTACGGTCCTCTTGATCAAGTGGGGGCGAAGTGAACATGGGGGCACGATGCCGAGCGTGACGACGGCAAAGAAGCCGACGATCGGCGACCTGGTCGCGGTACGCGGCCAGCGGTGGGTGGTCAGCGACGTCCAGGACGGCGAGCACAGCAGCCTGGTCAGCCTGCAGAGCGTCGAGGACGGCCGCTAC is from Micromonospora terminaliae and encodes:
- a CDS encoding DUF4352 domain-containing protein produces the protein MRKTTTLALIATGLVALGCGAGSTDEGTSSKSDSGAKGEDKPAKTAKIGQPARDGKFEFTVKSSKCGVAKVGTSMIGDKAQGQFCLITVNVKNIGKEAQTLDGSSQKALAADGTEYSSDTEAGLYANKEASTFFEEINPGNQVTGVFVFDIPKNVKLTKLELHDSMLSGGVTVSLT
- a CDS encoding HsdM family class I SAM-dependent methyltransferase is translated as MQETPSITAAEIARLAGVGRAAVSNWRKRHADFPDPVGGTAASPEFDLFQVEEWLRGQGKLSEVSRADRLWRYLATAKESPATALAGVGAYLLARQRGEQATRKQIDKRLVGLLPELDALADELGPQGAFDQLWQRFSAPGPGRPFATPDELADLMVGIAGIDGGSVLDPATGTGATLRAAVRAGCTSAYGQELDQDLAKLAGLWLALRDIPGEVRSGDSLRADAFPGQTVDAVVCHPPFGVTNWGFEELGYDPRWEYGAPPRTEPELAWVQHSLTHLRTGGHAVLLMPPTVAGRRAARRIRGHLLRGGALRAVIALPSGVAAPHGVPLHLWVLRRPGADEPAPARALLIDAAEGDHAELYGRVLSTWRTFAAAPEADLEEAGFARAVPVIELLDEEVDLTPGRRQTAVGGEASEEHLVRTRERLAAIVGDLPALMPQVTPEPDGATPPPTVSIAELARTGALQLIGPVRSTGSSDDESAGTMEGPLVLTGRDVATGVEASGRDDGRLGQPIPLAVGDVVVPTVAPNLMARVITSEGALLGRNLYLLRPNPAALDSWFLAGQLRTSGNEKQTSSLSGTLRYDIRRALVRRLPLEEQRVHGEAFRRLDAFESAVREAASLGPELVRLTADGLAGGALRPSHSSAPRSRKKA